In a single window of the Nicotiana tomentosiformis chromosome 10, ASM39032v3, whole genome shotgun sequence genome:
- the LOC138900256 gene encoding uncharacterized protein, protein MVSPKGGNNTGYAITVIIRSGRGRNVPTSSERRLVDDDQVMQEEEEIPNNIVQPNEEVRIDIDDSVEETQEEVNPFGTNARLCKVYEGSCDKEAADEFETIKVTHQVSAIVHSMAPKMDDPGAFVIPCTIGNAEFAKALCDLGDCEVDYDMPIILGRPFLATGKALCDVEAGELTFQVGDEKWCSMRAVLLNFDDDEMDDFMECLNSLQGMRSYNYAP, encoded by the exons ATGGTAAGCCCAAAGGGTGGTAATAATACGGGGTATGCCATAACGGTTATcataagaagtggaagaggtaggAATGTACCCACCTCAAGTGAAAGACgacttgttgatgatgatcaagtgatgcaagaagaagaagagatcccaaaCAATATTGTTCAACCTAATGaggaagttcggattgatattgatgatagtgtggaagagactcaagaggaggtgaaccc ctttggaacaaatgcccggttatgcaaagtttatgaaggatcttgtgacaaagaagcggcCGATGAATTTGagaccatcaaagtcactcatcaagtgagtgcaattgttcattcaatggctcctaagatGGATGATCCCGGTGCTTTcgtgattccttgtacaattggaaatgccgagtttgctaaagctctttgtgatcttgggg attgtgaggttgattatgatatgccaattattcttgggagacctttccttgctacgggtaaggctctttgtgatgtggaagctggagaactcactttccaggTTGGTGATGAAAAGTGGTGTTCCATGCGT GCCgttttgctcaactttgatgatgacgagatggatgactTCATGGAATgtttgaactctttgcaaggaatgaggTCATACAACTATGCACCTTGA
- the LOC138900258 gene encoding uncharacterized protein, which produces MGVPDDAKSSTEETPFSFIYGAEALIPVEVGKPTLRYIRTDKEANNEALLVKLELLDERRDLAHIRMVAQKQRMERYNNRRANLRYFKVGNLVLRKLTQNTREINAEKLDPT; this is translated from the coding sequence ATGGGCGTACCGGACGACGCAAAATCAAGCACAGAAGAGACACCTTTCTCTTTCATATACGGTGCAGAAGCTCTGATCCCTGTGGAAGTAGGAAAACCGACCTTACGGTACATCCGAACGGACAAAGAAGCAAATAATGAGGCATTGTTGGTCAAGCTAGAATTGCTTGATGAACGTAGGGATTTGGCACACATAAGAATGGTGGCTCAGAAGCAGAGGATGGAGAGGTACAATAACCGAAGGGCCAATCTCCGCTACTTTAAAGTAGGaaacttggttttaaggaaattAACTCAGAACACTCGAGAAATCAATGCCGAGAAGCTGGATCCAACATGA
- the LOC138900257 gene encoding uncharacterized protein, protein MIFGGNEINSITFSISKKMKVSVTHNKRLREVVEDDMITFTKEDADGLLLPHNDALVISLNILDFKIKRVLVDPGISANIIQWRVLEKSKLTESIIPAIKLFARLNLASVTTRGEILLPTNAEWVMKTTLFEVVDGDMGYNIILGRPWLHMMKVVPSTYPQLLKFSTQEGIKKISGDQPTAREMNAISIFSSKGKESNR, encoded by the coding sequence atgattttcggagggaatgagattaacAGTATAACTTTCTCAATATCCAAGAAGATGAAGGTATCAGTGACTCACAACAAAAGACTCCGGGAAGTCGTCGAAGATGACATGATCACCTTCACGAAAGAAGATGCCGATGGACTTCTCCTGCCGCACAAtgatgccctggtaatttctcttaacattctagatttcaagattaaacgtgttttggttgacccaggaatttcagccaacatcattcaatggagagtgctAGAAAAATCCAAATTAACCGAAAGCATTATTCCGGCGATAAAGCTCTTCGCTAGGCTCAATCtggcaagtgtgacaacccgaggggaGATCTTGCTGCCCACGAACGCTGAATGGGTCATGAAAACCACCTTGTTTGAAGTGGTAGATGGTGACATGGGCTACAACATAATCCTCGGTAGACCATGGTTGCATATGATGAAGGTCGTGCCATCAACTTATCCCCAACTGCTAAAATTCTCGACCCAAGAGGGAATCAAGAAGATAAGTGGAGATCAACCGACAGCAAGAGAAATGAATGCAATATCAATTTTCAGCAGTAAGGGTAAGGAATCCAACAGATAG